The following is a genomic window from Aquificota bacterium.
CACAGCCCTTTTCCAAGCCTCCTCAAGATCTGGGCTTTTTAGCTCAAGCTTTACACCAAACTCTAGGTCTTCTTCCTCCGCCTCTTCCAAAAGACCTGTTACCTTTGGGCTAAGGCTTTGGCATAGGTCTTTTAGTTTAGACAGGGCTTCTTGCCTGTAGCTTTCCTGTATGGGCATGAGAATATTATAATTGGCCAAAGACCTTTAGTTCAAGCCTTTGAATCCTTGTGAGCACATCCTCAATAACTTCCTTCTGAGATAGGGCCCTGTTTAGGTCCCCTCTTATGTGAGAAAGTTGAATATACAGTTCGTCAACCCTCCTGTTTAGCTCATCAATCCTCAAGGTATTTTGCATTATCTCCTCTTTTAGCTCCGCCCTCATTTGGTCAATCCGCTGGTTGGTCTCGTCTATCCTTTTATTCACCTCGTCTATCCTTTTGTTGGTCTCATCAATTCTCTGGTTTGTTTCATCTATCCTTTGGTTGGTGTATTCAATATACCTTCTTATGTCTCTTAGCTCTGCCTCAAGACTGCTTTGCCTTTCCTCAAGGGCGGAAAGCCTTTTGTTCATAGACTCAATGGCAAGCCTAAAGCCAGCAAGCTCACCGCTAACGGTGGCCTTAAAGTCCCTAAACTCCTCCCTTAGCTCACCCACTATAAGCTCCTTTAGCTTCTCCGCCAACCTTTCAATGTCCATCTTTCCCTCCTTTTACAATTTATCCCGATCCTCTCCTTATTCCACTCTTAGCACCACCTTTCCAAAATGCCTTGACTTTTCCAAGTATGTGTGTGCCTCTTGGGCCTTCTCCAAAGGAAAGACTCTATCCACCACAGGCTTTAAAAGGCCCCTTTCAAATAGATCCGTTATCTTAAAGAGGTCTGCCCTTGGGCCCATATAAACGCCCAAAAGCTCAATCTCCCTCACAAAGATGTACCTTATGTCTACGCTTGCCTCAGAGCCAGTGGTAGTTCCAAAAAAGACAAACCTTCCACCACGTCTCAAACACTCCACGCTCTTCCAAAAGGTCTGGCTTCCCACATGGTCCATCACTATATCCACACCCTCCTTAAAAAGCCCCCTCACCCTTTGGACCACATCCTCCTTGTAGTGGTCTATTACCACATCTGCGCCCAGCTCCTTGCACCTTTTTGCCTTCTCTTCCGACCCTGCAGTGGCTATCACAAAGGCTCCAAAAAGCTTGGCAATCTGGATGCCAGCCACGCCCACGCCGGAGGAGCCTCCCCATATGAGAACTCTGTGGTAGGGCCTGATATTTGCCTTATTGACAAGGGCATTCCAAACGGTTAAAAAGGTCAAAGGATAGGAACTTGCCTCCTCAAAGCTAAGGTTGGATGGCTTTTTTATCACATTCCTTGCTGGCACCTTTACATACTCGGCATAACCACCCTTTGACCTAAGGCCCAGAATATCGTAGTGTCTGCAGTGGTTGTCATGACCGCTCTGACACTCATAGCAAACACCGCAAGAGAGGCCCGGCGCCACCACCACCTCATCTCCCTCTTTTATATCCTCCTTCACCAAGCTTCCCACCCTTTCCACCACACCGCTTATGTCCGCACCCAATATGTGAGGAAGCTCTGGCCTTACCGCAAGGGCCCCCATCCTAACCCATATGTCAAGGTGGTTTAGGGCCACAGCCTTTACCCTTATGAGGACCTCATCCTCCCTTATCTCTGGCTTTGGAAAGTCTTCCACAAACCTTAGCTTTTCCACACCACCAAAGCCTTCAAGCACAACCGCACGCATGAGGTAGTATTATATTAGAAATGGACATCCTTAGGACCTACCGCCTTGTGCCTTTGGAGGAGGGAGAAGGCTATATAAAGCTTTTGGTTCCAAAGGGTTTTGACCCCCTTGTGCTGGAGGAGGTGCGCTTTTCTTTGGGAAAAGAAGTTATCCCCGTTTATGT
Proteins encoded in this region:
- a CDS encoding zinc-binding dehydrogenase → MRAVVLEGFGGVEKLRFVEDFPKPEIREDEVLIRVKAVALNHLDIWVRMGALAVRPELPHILGADISGVVERVGSLVKEDIKEGDEVVVAPGLSCGVCYECQSGHDNHCRHYDILGLRSKGGYAEYVKVPARNVIKKPSNLSFEEASSYPLTFLTVWNALVNKANIRPYHRVLIWGGSSGVGVAGIQIAKLFGAFVIATAGSEEKAKRCKELGADVVIDHYKEDVVQRVRGLFKEGVDIVMDHVGSQTFWKSVECLRRGGRFVFFGTTTGSEASVDIRYIFVREIELLGVYMGPRADLFKITDLFERGLLKPVVDRVFPLEKAQEAHTYLEKSRHFGKVVLRVE
- a CDS encoding peptidoglycan bridge formation glycyltransferase FemA/FemB family protein is translated as MDIERLAEKLKELIVGELREEFRDFKATVSGELAGFRLAIESMNKRLSALEERQSSLEAELRDIRRYIEYTNQRIDETNQRIDETNKRIDEVNKRIDETNQRIDQMRAELKEEIMQNTLRIDELNRRVDELYIQLSHIRGDLNRALSQKEVIEDVLTRIQRLELKVFGQL